From Lagenorhynchus albirostris chromosome 15, mLagAlb1.1, whole genome shotgun sequence, one genomic window encodes:
- the SBK1 gene encoding serine/threonine-protein kinase SBK1 isoform X1, with amino-acid sequence MSHSMPHTREKMSVGCPEPEPPHSLPCCGPGTAPGLGAGVPLLTEDMQALTLRTLAASDVTKHYELVRELGKGTYGKVDLVAYKGTGTKMALKFVNKSKTKLKNFLREVSITNSLSSSPFIIKVFDVVFETEDCYVFAQEYAPAGDLFDIIPPQVGLPEDTVKRCVQQLGLALDFMHGRQLVHRDIKPENVLLFDRECRRVKLADFGMTRRVGCRVKRVSGTIPYTAPEVCQAGRADGFAVDTGVDVWAFGVLIFCVLTGNFPWEAASGADAFFEEFVRWQRGRLPGLPSQWRRFTEPALRMFQRLLALEPERRGPAKEVFRFLKHELTSELRRRPSHRARKPAGDRPPAAGPLRLEAPGPLKRTVLTESGSGSRPAAPAVGPGPGPAPVPVPVPVPEPGLAPPGPPGRTDGRPDKSKGQVVLATAIEICV; translated from the exons ATGTCACACTCCATGCCACACACCAGGGAGAAGATGAGCGTGGGCTGCCCAGAGCCCGAGCCGCCCCACTCCCTGCCCTGCTGTGGGCCAGGGACCGCCCCTGGGCTGGGTGCAGGCGTGCCCCTCCTCACTGAAGACATGCAAGCGCTGACCCTCCGCACGCTGGCCGCAAGCGATGTCACCAAGCACTACGAACTCGTCCGGGAGCTGGGCAAGGGCACCTATGGGAAGGTTGACCTGGTAGCCTACAAAGGCACAG GCACAAAGATGGCACTGAAGTTTGTGAACAAGAGCAAAACTAAGCTGAAGAACTTCCTGCGGGAGGTGAGCATCACCAAcagcctctcctccagccccttcaTTATCAAGGTCTTCGATGTAGTGTTTGAGACCGAGGACTGCTACGTCTTTGCTCAGGAGTATGCACCTGCCGGGGACCTGTTTGACATCATTCCTCCTCAG GTGGGGCTCCCCGAGGACACGGTGAAGCGCTGTGTGCAGCAGCTGGGCCTGGCGCTGGACTTCATGCACGGCCGGCAGCTGGTGCACCGCGACATCAAGCCCGAGAACGTGCTGCTGTTCGACCGCGAGTGCCGCCGCGTGAAGCTGGCCGACTTCGGCATGACGCGCCGCGTGGGCTGCCGCGTGAAGCGGGTCAGCGGCACCATCCCGTACACGGCGCCCGAGGTGTGCCAGGCGGGCCGCGCCGACGGCTTCGCGGTGGACACGGGTGTGGACGTGTGGGCCTTCGGCGTGCTCATCTTCTGCGTGCTCACCGGCAACTTCCCGTGGGAGGCGGCCTCGGGCGCCGACGCCTTCTTCGAGGAGTTTGTGCGCTGGCAGCGGGGCCGCCTGCCGGGGCTGCCGTCGCAGTGGCGCCGCTTCACCGAGCCGGCGCTGCGCATGTTCCAGCGGCTCCTGGCCCTGGAGCCCGAGCGCCGCGGGCCGGCCAAGGAGGTCTTCCGCTTCCTCAAGCACGAGCTCACGTCCGAGCTGCGGCGCCGGCCCTCGCACCGCGCGCGCAAGCCCGCCGGGGACCGCCCGCCGGCCGCGGGGCCGCTGCGCCTCGAGGCGCCCGGGCCGCTCAAGCGGACGGTGCTGACCGAGAGCGGCAGCGGCTCCCGGCCCGCGGCCCCCGCCGTTGGGCCCGGACCCGGGCCCGCGCCCGTCCCCGTGCCGGTCCCCGTGCCCGAGCCCGGTCTGGCTCCCCCGGGGCCCCCCGGCAGGACCGACGGCCGCCCAGACAAGAGCAAAGGGCAGGTGGTGCTGGCCACGGCCATCGAGATCTGCGTCTGA
- the SBK1 gene encoding serine/threonine-protein kinase SBK1 isoform X2 — protein MSVGCPEPEPPHSLPCCGPGTAPGLGAGVPLLTEDMQALTLRTLAASDVTKHYELVRELGKGTYGKVDLVAYKGTGTKMALKFVNKSKTKLKNFLREVSITNSLSSSPFIIKVFDVVFETEDCYVFAQEYAPAGDLFDIIPPQVGLPEDTVKRCVQQLGLALDFMHGRQLVHRDIKPENVLLFDRECRRVKLADFGMTRRVGCRVKRVSGTIPYTAPEVCQAGRADGFAVDTGVDVWAFGVLIFCVLTGNFPWEAASGADAFFEEFVRWQRGRLPGLPSQWRRFTEPALRMFQRLLALEPERRGPAKEVFRFLKHELTSELRRRPSHRARKPAGDRPPAAGPLRLEAPGPLKRTVLTESGSGSRPAAPAVGPGPGPAPVPVPVPVPEPGLAPPGPPGRTDGRPDKSKGQVVLATAIEICV, from the exons ATGAGCGTGGGCTGCCCAGAGCCCGAGCCGCCCCACTCCCTGCCCTGCTGTGGGCCAGGGACCGCCCCTGGGCTGGGTGCAGGCGTGCCCCTCCTCACTGAAGACATGCAAGCGCTGACCCTCCGCACGCTGGCCGCAAGCGATGTCACCAAGCACTACGAACTCGTCCGGGAGCTGGGCAAGGGCACCTATGGGAAGGTTGACCTGGTAGCCTACAAAGGCACAG GCACAAAGATGGCACTGAAGTTTGTGAACAAGAGCAAAACTAAGCTGAAGAACTTCCTGCGGGAGGTGAGCATCACCAAcagcctctcctccagccccttcaTTATCAAGGTCTTCGATGTAGTGTTTGAGACCGAGGACTGCTACGTCTTTGCTCAGGAGTATGCACCTGCCGGGGACCTGTTTGACATCATTCCTCCTCAG GTGGGGCTCCCCGAGGACACGGTGAAGCGCTGTGTGCAGCAGCTGGGCCTGGCGCTGGACTTCATGCACGGCCGGCAGCTGGTGCACCGCGACATCAAGCCCGAGAACGTGCTGCTGTTCGACCGCGAGTGCCGCCGCGTGAAGCTGGCCGACTTCGGCATGACGCGCCGCGTGGGCTGCCGCGTGAAGCGGGTCAGCGGCACCATCCCGTACACGGCGCCCGAGGTGTGCCAGGCGGGCCGCGCCGACGGCTTCGCGGTGGACACGGGTGTGGACGTGTGGGCCTTCGGCGTGCTCATCTTCTGCGTGCTCACCGGCAACTTCCCGTGGGAGGCGGCCTCGGGCGCCGACGCCTTCTTCGAGGAGTTTGTGCGCTGGCAGCGGGGCCGCCTGCCGGGGCTGCCGTCGCAGTGGCGCCGCTTCACCGAGCCGGCGCTGCGCATGTTCCAGCGGCTCCTGGCCCTGGAGCCCGAGCGCCGCGGGCCGGCCAAGGAGGTCTTCCGCTTCCTCAAGCACGAGCTCACGTCCGAGCTGCGGCGCCGGCCCTCGCACCGCGCGCGCAAGCCCGCCGGGGACCGCCCGCCGGCCGCGGGGCCGCTGCGCCTCGAGGCGCCCGGGCCGCTCAAGCGGACGGTGCTGACCGAGAGCGGCAGCGGCTCCCGGCCCGCGGCCCCCGCCGTTGGGCCCGGACCCGGGCCCGCGCCCGTCCCCGTGCCGGTCCCCGTGCCCGAGCCCGGTCTGGCTCCCCCGGGGCCCCCCGGCAGGACCGACGGCCGCCCAGACAAGAGCAAAGGGCAGGTGGTGCTGGCCACGGCCATCGAGATCTGCGTCTGA